In Acidimicrobiales bacterium, one DNA window encodes the following:
- a CDS encoding endo alpha-1,4 polygalactosaminidase: protein MCRGVRLGGATPRRRRRPRRVCRVRRGPRPDVRGQVVNRGSLRARGLLPLLALLLLVGAVVTIVIAIGSTRPSDGEPRPSALTEEVSTTGGLVVEHPGATPTSAESVPAPSSAAPAPSAPAGDPPAHPPGSDGVTSSSSPDPAPARGTDATGRPPPRWVPTPGTPWQWQLSGLIDLSIDVPIYDLDGFDTTASTVGELHARGRRVICYVSVGAWEDWRSDADEFPSSILGNPNGWPGERWLDIRRIDLLAPIIEARFDLCADKGFDAVEPDNIDGYVNETGFPLTAEDQLVYNRWLANIAHERGLSIALKNDVDQVGELVDVFDFAINEECARYGECGLLLPFVRAGKAVLHVEYDLSPAEFCPVTAPLGFSSMAKDRDLSAWRQPC, encoded by the coding sequence GTGTGCCGTGGGGTTCGTCTGGGTGGCGCCACTCCTCGCCGTCGCCGGCGGCCTCGTCGCGTGTGCCGGGTTCGTCGAGGACCCCGACCAGATGTTCGCGGTCAGGTGGTGAACCGTGGATCACTCCGTGCTCGTGGCCTGCTGCCGCTGCTGGCGCTTCTCCTGTTGGTCGGTGCGGTGGTCACGATCGTGATCGCCATCGGCTCCACCCGTCCCTCGGACGGAGAACCCCGACCCTCCGCTCTGACCGAAGAAGTCTCGACCACAGGTGGCCTCGTGGTCGAGCACCCGGGTGCGACACCGACGAGTGCGGAATCCGTCCCCGCTCCATCGAGTGCTGCACCCGCGCCATCGGCTCCGGCGGGAGACCCGCCCGCTCACCCGCCGGGGTCCGATGGCGTCACCTCCTCGTCCTCGCCCGATCCGGCACCGGCGAGGGGCACCGACGCGACTGGCCGACCTCCTCCGCGATGGGTTCCCACCCCCGGCACCCCCTGGCAGTGGCAGCTGTCCGGCCTCATCGACCTCAGCATCGATGTGCCCATCTACGACCTCGACGGCTTCGACACCACGGCCTCGACCGTTGGAGAGCTCCACGCAAGAGGCAGGCGGGTCATCTGCTACGTGAGCGTCGGCGCATGGGAGGACTGGCGCTCCGACGCCGACGAGTTCCCCTCGTCGATCCTCGGGAACCCGAACGGCTGGCCGGGGGAGCGGTGGCTCGACATCCGTCGCATCGACCTGCTCGCCCCGATCATCGAGGCCCGCTTCGACCTCTGCGCCGACAAGGGGTTCGACGCCGTCGAGCCCGACAACATCGACGGGTACGTCAACGAGACCGGGTTCCCCCTCACCGCCGAGGACCAGCTCGTCTACAACCGCTGGCTGGCCAACATCGCCCACGAGCGAGGCCTGTCGATCGCCTTGAAGAACGATGTGGACCAGGTCGGCGAACTGGTGGACGTGTTCGACTTCGCCATCAACGAGGAGTGCGCCCGCTACGGCGAGTGCGGCCTGCTCCTGCCCTTCGTCCGGGCCGGCAAGGCGGTGCTCCACGTGGAGTACGACCTGTCGCCCGCCGAGTTCTGTCCCGTCACGGCTCCGCTGGGGTTCAGCTCCATGGCCAAAGACCGTGACCTCTCCGCCTGGAGGCAACCGTGTTGA
- a CDS encoding DUF3492 domain-containing protein, translating into MGRSPGQPGTGSPRVLLTTEGTYPFVVGGVSTWCAQLIEHLPDLGWNIFPIAPGTTMIRSVFDVPVRARLLPGVRVWNDLTPHRVDGWDLRRRPLEMLDLPADLAASLLGWDSDPDAAIEVLVAFRRRPESLAVFRDPGAWRRFRSRLVDLVTAQPGEPGETPMLDRWTTLDLYRTLGWVAACAAEPTPPVDVHLVTAAGWAAIPAVVDRALTGTPIVLAEHGVYVREAYLAACRSGARPGPRWVATRVARGLARIGYHAADVVAPVTSSHLPWEQGLGVPTQRIRPVPNGIGIADHEPAPPPRSGRVVTVGRIDPLKDIHTLIEVAAEVVRRVPEARFVHHGPVSPGSESYAASCYHAHARLGLGDRFRFLGPTRAPLTAVCDGDIVLSTSISEGLPISLLEAMSQARPVVATAVGGVADSMEGCGFITPPGDVDRLADGVTALIRDPGLADLLGLRGRRRVAERYSQATFIERYRTLLTEVASREAA; encoded by the coding sequence ATGGGTCGATCACCCGGACAGCCCGGCACCGGTTCGCCCAGAGTGCTGCTCACCACCGAGGGCACCTACCCGTTCGTCGTGGGCGGGGTCAGCACCTGGTGCGCCCAGCTGATCGAGCACCTGCCCGACCTCGGCTGGAACATCTTCCCGATCGCACCCGGCACCACCATGATCCGGTCCGTGTTCGACGTGCCGGTGCGAGCCCGGCTCCTGCCCGGGGTGAGGGTGTGGAACGACCTGACCCCCCACCGGGTGGACGGCTGGGACCTCCGGCGTCGTCCCCTCGAGATGCTCGACCTACCGGCCGACCTTGCCGCCTCTCTGCTCGGGTGGGACAGCGATCCCGACGCGGCAATCGAGGTGCTGGTGGCGTTCCGTCGCCGACCCGAGAGCCTCGCCGTGTTCCGTGACCCGGGAGCGTGGCGCCGGTTCCGGTCCCGTCTGGTTGATCTCGTCACCGCCCAACCGGGCGAACCCGGCGAAACGCCGATGCTCGACCGCTGGACCACCCTCGATCTGTACCGGACTCTCGGCTGGGTCGCGGCCTGCGCCGCAGAGCCCACCCCACCGGTCGACGTGCACCTGGTCACCGCCGCGGGCTGGGCCGCCATCCCCGCAGTGGTCGATCGTGCCCTCACCGGCACGCCGATCGTTCTCGCCGAGCACGGTGTCTACGTCCGTGAGGCCTATCTCGCTGCCTGCCGGTCCGGCGCGCGGCCCGGACCCCGATGGGTCGCCACCCGCGTCGCCCGAGGACTGGCGCGCATCGGCTATCACGCCGCCGACGTCGTCGCCCCCGTCACCAGCTCCCACCTGCCCTGGGAGCAGGGCCTGGGAGTGCCGACCCAGCGCATCCGACCGGTGCCGAACGGCATCGGCATTGCCGACCACGAGCCGGCTCCCCCTCCCCGCAGCGGTCGAGTCGTCACCGTCGGGCGCATCGACCCGCTCAAGGACATCCACACCCTCATCGAGGTCGCCGCCGAGGTCGTGCGGCGGGTGCCCGAGGCCCGCTTCGTACACCACGGGCCGGTGTCGCCTGGCAGCGAGTCCTACGCCGCCAGCTGCTACCACGCCCACGCCCGTCTCGGCCTCGGCGACCGGTTCCGCTTCCTCGGCCCCACCCGCGCGCCGCTGACCGCCGTGTGCGATGGCGACATCGTCTTGTCGACTTCCATCTCCGAAGGCCTGCCCATCTCCCTGCTCGAGGCGATGTCGCAGGCCAGACCGGTCGTCGCCACTGCAGTGGGAGGCGTCGCCGACTCGATGGAGGGATGCGGGTTCATCACTCCACCAGGCGACGTCGATCGGCTCGCCGACGGGGTGACCGCCCTGATCCGGGATCCCGGCCTGGCGGACCTGCTCGGCCTCCGAGGCCGCCGTCGGGTCGCGGAACGCTACTCGCAGGCCACCTTCATCGAGCGATACCGCACCCTCCTCACCGAGGTCGCCAGCAGGGAGGCGGCGTGA
- a CDS encoding LuxR C-terminal-related transcriptional regulator, with the protein MDLLICSDSNLFIESLVALLAADGHRVVVSVHSLDVLAQALGVNTVDGCIIDVSDSLAPVDELRAALDRCEAMPIVIARVEWATSVVLRWASEARVDHVMTHASGRAELLRALQTHRRRRGPVNLIAPEPLGLTRLSAREQQVLAMLSSGVATDAIAADLGIQSSTVRSHLRSIYSKLGVRSRVAAVVLAESVGLGGESPAL; encoded by the coding sequence ATGGACCTGTTGATTTGTAGTGATTCGAATCTGTTCATCGAATCGCTTGTCGCGCTCCTGGCCGCTGACGGGCACCGTGTGGTCGTCAGTGTCCATTCACTCGACGTGCTCGCCCAGGCACTTGGCGTGAACACCGTGGACGGCTGCATCATCGATGTCAGCGATTCGCTCGCCCCAGTGGACGAGCTTCGCGCCGCCTTGGACCGTTGTGAGGCGATGCCGATCGTGATCGCCCGCGTCGAGTGGGCGACATCAGTGGTGCTCCGGTGGGCGTCGGAGGCGCGAGTCGATCATGTCATGACCCATGCATCAGGGCGAGCTGAGCTGCTCAGAGCGCTCCAAACCCACCGACGCCGGCGGGGACCGGTCAACCTCATCGCTCCTGAACCGCTGGGTCTGACGCGCTTGTCGGCCAGGGAACAGCAGGTCCTGGCGATGCTCTCGTCGGGTGTCGCCACCGATGCGATCGCCGCCGATCTCGGCATCCAGTCGTCGACGGTTCGATCACATCTGCGGTCCATCTACTCCAAGCTCGGTGTTCGCTCTCGGGTCGCGGCGGTGGTCCTGGCCGAGTCGGTCGGGCTCGGCGGGGAGAGCCCGGCTCTCTGA
- a CDS encoding response regulator transcription factor — MLRILIVDRDRLITDAVSSWLAGRPDIELCATATNLADAAAHLADGRFDALLIGTTFGTDVPGFIRRLVETPPGPAIVALVRPDDPDEAVRMFRAGASGVVDRSASLAVVFQTLAAAAGGDKVVPPDLVPHLVEALHRSQPEANEWERRVAKLSSREIEVLGWMMAGHNRAAIARELYLSVNTVRTHIANVLSKLDAHSSVEAVSIGRRAGLVPAENAATSSASERELHPHP; from the coding sequence GTGCTTCGCATCTTGATCGTCGACCGGGATCGTCTGATCACCGATGCTGTCTCGTCGTGGCTCGCTGGACGGCCCGACATCGAGCTGTGCGCGACCGCCACCAACCTTGCCGACGCCGCAGCCCACCTCGCCGATGGCCGCTTCGATGCGCTGCTCATCGGTACCACCTTCGGCACCGACGTTCCTGGGTTCATCCGCCGCCTGGTTGAGACGCCGCCGGGTCCAGCGATCGTGGCCCTCGTTCGCCCCGACGATCCTGACGAGGCGGTGCGGATGTTCCGCGCGGGAGCGAGCGGGGTGGTCGACCGCTCAGCCTCACTGGCGGTCGTGTTCCAGACCCTGGCAGCAGCAGCCGGGGGCGACAAGGTCGTGCCACCCGACCTGGTCCCTCACCTGGTCGAGGCGCTGCACAGATCGCAACCCGAGGCCAACGAGTGGGAGCGGCGCGTGGCGAAGCTGTCGTCACGCGAGATCGAGGTGCTGGGTTGGATGATGGCCGGGCACAACCGGGCAGCAATCGCTCGGGAGCTGTACTTGTCGGTGAACACGGTGCGGACCCACATCGCCAACGTGTTGTCGAAGTTGGACGCTCACTCGAGCGTCGAAGCGGTGTCGATCGGCCGGAGAGCCGGTCTCGTGCCCGCGGAGAACGCCGCGACCTCATCGGCATCGGAGCGCGAGCTCCACCCACACCCCTGA
- a CDS encoding MTH1187 family thiamine-binding protein: protein MIAAFSITPLGGDESVSAAVAEAVRLVRDSGLPNETNAMFTNVEGDWDEVMGLIKTCVDTVSESAPRVSVVIKVDHRPGVTDGLTSKVASVEAHLNEPDDRD from the coding sequence ATGATCGCGGCGTTCTCCATCACCCCGCTCGGCGGCGACGAGTCGGTCAGCGCAGCGGTGGCCGAGGCGGTCCGGCTGGTGCGCGACAGCGGCCTGCCCAACGAGACCAACGCCATGTTCACCAACGTGGAGGGCGACTGGGACGAGGTCATGGGCCTCATCAAGACGTGCGTCGACACGGTGTCGGAGTCCGCTCCCCGGGTGAGCGTGGTGATCAAGGTCGACCACCGGCCGGGGGTGACCGACGGGCTCACCAGCAAGGTCGCCTCGGTCGAGGCCCACCTGAACGAACCCGACGACCGGGACTGA
- a CDS encoding alpha/beta fold hydrolase, with product MRTPAAIRRSNPTRVRTLGVLVALALVATVAGAAHRTSDATAQQGVQPQFVRVYPATNAGLLGNGVSAWQRQVPGIADVRIPSTIDGQMQPALWLPPEQPGPRPLLVALHSWSSRYDQTASIPYARWARANGWAMIHPDFRGISNSPDATGSDLAVQDIIDAIDWAGRHADIDMNNVYTIGFSGGGMMSLLMAGRHPDRISGAVSWVPIYDLVEWYRYSSRFNYITQIEASCGGNPLTNSSARDQCRHRSPINHLDRARDADVPVYLGHGLSDTLVLPQHAVWAFNHLARPEDRLTSAESDAIARWTLPSHLRGSLTAPTYFRSPDPTPLFSRRSGNVTMVLFNGRHNAVFNPGLEWMVHQRATSEPSASVSGAVTRLYAASFARDPDAGGQGYWIRSYLRGRSLSSVAEHFTRSSEFRNTYGELDDAGFVRQLYRNVFDREADGGGLAYWTNLLGNGHSRGWVMIGFSQSGEMRARTGTQ from the coding sequence ATGCGAACCCCTGCCGCGATCCGCCGGTCGAACCCCACCCGGGTGCGAACCCTGGGTGTGCTCGTCGCGCTCGCCCTGGTGGCCACCGTCGCCGGCGCCGCCCACCGCACCTCCGACGCCACCGCCCAACAAGGGGTGCAACCCCAGTTCGTCCGGGTCTACCCGGCCACCAACGCCGGCCTGCTCGGCAACGGGGTGAGCGCCTGGCAGCGGCAGGTTCCGGGCATCGCCGACGTCCGCATCCCCTCCACCATCGACGGGCAGATGCAACCCGCGCTGTGGCTTCCCCCCGAACAGCCCGGGCCCCGCCCCCTGCTGGTGGCGCTGCACTCGTGGAGCTCGCGCTATGACCAGACCGCCAGCATCCCCTACGCCCGCTGGGCGCGAGCCAACGGCTGGGCGATGATCCACCCCGACTTCCGGGGCATCTCCAACTCACCCGACGCCACCGGCTCGGACCTGGCCGTTCAGGACATCATCGACGCCATCGACTGGGCCGGCCGCCACGCCGACATCGACATGAACAACGTGTACACCATCGGCTTCTCCGGCGGCGGCATGATGTCGCTGCTCATGGCCGGACGCCACCCCGACCGCATCTCCGGAGCGGTGTCGTGGGTCCCGATCTACGACCTCGTCGAGTGGTACCGCTACAGCTCCCGGTTCAACTACATCACCCAGATCGAAGCCTCGTGCGGCGGCAACCCGCTCACCAACTCCTCGGCGCGCGACCAGTGCCGGCACCGCAGCCCCATCAACCACCTCGACCGCGCCCGCGACGCCGACGTCCCCGTCTACCTCGGCCACGGGCTGAGCGACACCCTGGTGCTGCCACAGCACGCGGTCTGGGCGTTCAACCACCTCGCCCGCCCCGAGGACCGCCTCACCTCGGCCGAGTCCGACGCCATCGCCCGCTGGACCCTGCCATCACACCTGCGGGGATCGCTCACCGCGCCCACCTACTTCCGTAGCCCCGACCCCACGCCGCTGTTCTCGCGCCGGTCGGGCAACGTGACCATGGTGCTGTTCAACGGTCGCCACAACGCCGTGTTCAACCCCGGACTCGAGTGGATGGTGCACCAGCGGGCGACGAGCGAACCGTCCGCCTCGGTCAGCGGTGCGGTCACCCGCCTCTACGCCGCATCGTTCGCCCGCGACCCCGACGCCGGCGGGCAGGGCTACTGGATCCGGTCCTACCTGCGCGGGCGCTCCCTCTCGAGCGTGGCCGAGCACTTCACCCGCTCGTCGGAGTTCCGCAACACCTACGGCGAGCTCGACGACGCCGGCTTCGTGCGCCAGCTCTACCGCAACGTCTTCGACCGCGAGGCCGACGGCGGCGGCCTGGCCTACTGGACCAACCTGCTCGGCAACGGCCACAGCCGCGGGTGGGTCATGATCGGGTTCTCCCAGTCGGGCGAGATGCGAGCGAGGACCGGGACCCAATGA
- a CDS encoding ABC transporter permease: protein MNHVRLVAGRDLMESFRARSYWFTIGLFMVIVAGGIIIPRLIDSDTTYHLGLAGDVPTGLEADLETLVAAFDAELELTTHDDRDAATTAVDEGDDSVAVAFEPDETYLIRRDDSSETLVGIVNQAVSSASVRQVLDGTGLEDETIAAALAPTPPTEVRVDDEESGRAGVAWLTGLVLYLAIFMGGMSVAQGVAIEKSTRIAEVLVTTVRPAHLLAGKVLGLGVSVLIILCAGAIPFAAAIAGGWVDVPDAAALDVVSAIGWFVLGYAVYAVAFGSLGALVDRQEDLGTAVGPLSAILVLSYLATIQAAEDPGSTIARVISIIPFSAPMVMPVRIGAGAASGLEIAAAVGLGIATVLVLARVGGTIYRKALLRGGQRLKVHELLRA, encoded by the coding sequence ATGAACCACGTGCGTCTCGTCGCCGGACGCGACCTCATGGAGTCGTTCCGGGCCCGCTCCTACTGGTTCACCATCGGACTGTTCATGGTGATCGTCGCCGGCGGCATCATCATCCCCCGGCTCATCGACAGCGACACCACCTACCACCTCGGGCTCGCCGGCGACGTCCCCACCGGGCTCGAAGCCGACCTCGAGACCCTCGTCGCCGCCTTCGACGCCGAGCTCGAGCTCACCACCCACGACGACCGCGACGCCGCCACCACCGCCGTCGACGAGGGCGACGACTCGGTCGCGGTCGCCTTCGAACCCGACGAGACCTACCTCATCCGTCGCGACGACTCCTCCGAGACCCTCGTCGGCATCGTCAACCAGGCCGTCTCCTCGGCCTCGGTCCGCCAGGTCCTCGACGGCACCGGACTCGAAGACGAGACCATCGCCGCCGCGCTCGCCCCCACCCCACCCACCGAGGTTCGCGTCGACGACGAAGAGTCAGGGCGGGCAGGCGTCGCCTGGCTCACCGGGCTGGTGCTCTACCTCGCCATCTTCATGGGAGGCATGAGCGTCGCCCAGGGCGTCGCCATCGAGAAGTCGACCCGCATCGCCGAGGTGCTGGTCACCACCGTGCGCCCCGCGCACCTGCTGGCCGGCAAGGTGCTCGGCCTCGGCGTGTCGGTCCTCATCATCCTCTGCGCCGGAGCCATCCCCTTCGCCGCCGCCATCGCCGGCGGATGGGTCGACGTGCCCGACGCCGCCGCGCTCGACGTCGTCTCCGCCATCGGGTGGTTCGTCCTCGGATACGCCGTCTACGCGGTCGCCTTCGGGTCGCTCGGCGCGCTCGTCGACCGTCAGGAGGACCTCGGCACCGCGGTCGGGCCGCTCAGCGCCATCCTCGTGCTGTCCTACCTGGCCACCATCCAGGCCGCCGAAGACCCGGGCAGCACCATCGCCCGGGTGATCTCCATCATCCCCTTCAGCGCCCCCATGGTCATGCCGGTGCGGATCGGCGCCGGCGCCGCCAGCGGGCTCGAGATCGCCGCCGCGGTCGGCCTCGGCATCGCCACCGTGCTCGTCCTCGCCCGCGTCGGCGGTACGATCTACCGCAAGGCGCTGCTCCGGGGCGGACAACGCCTGAAGGTGCACGAACTGTTGCGGGCCTGA
- a CDS encoding ATP-binding cassette domain-containing protein, with protein sequence MDAVSVRLGGRQVLDDVTFKVPPGRVVGLLGPNGAGKTTSMRVMLGVIAPDEGHVSWNGQEATPAGRDRWGYMTQERGLYVKMRARDQLIYMGRLKGLSKADAATRTDELLAALNLSDRADDKIERLSGGMQQRIQLAASLVHDPDVLVLDEPFSGLDPTAVDELTEVIRKQASGGRTVVFSSHQLDLVEDICESIILINEGTVVLDGELRTLKQQSDDRILRLSLDAVDPGWTQRLDGAAVVSHDASETLLKLDPGTDPLRVLDQARAAGTVHDFGLELPRLSQLFREAVTA encoded by the coding sequence ATGGACGCGGTGTCGGTCCGCCTCGGCGGACGGCAGGTGCTCGACGACGTGACGTTCAAGGTGCCGCCGGGTCGCGTCGTCGGCCTGCTCGGACCCAACGGAGCCGGCAAGACCACCAGCATGCGGGTCATGCTGGGAGTGATCGCCCCCGACGAAGGCCACGTGAGCTGGAACGGCCAAGAGGCGACACCGGCCGGCCGCGACCGCTGGGGCTACATGACCCAGGAACGCGGCCTCTACGTGAAGATGCGGGCTCGCGACCAGCTCATCTACATGGGGCGGCTCAAGGGCCTGTCCAAGGCCGACGCCGCCACCCGCACCGACGAGCTGCTCGCCGCGCTCAACCTCAGCGACCGGGCCGACGACAAGATCGAACGCCTCTCCGGCGGCATGCAACAACGCATCCAGCTCGCCGCGTCGCTGGTCCACGACCCCGACGTGCTCGTGCTCGACGAACCCTTCTCCGGCCTCGACCCCACCGCGGTCGACGAGCTGACCGAGGTCATCCGCAAGCAAGCCTCCGGCGGCCGCACCGTGGTGTTCTCCAGCCACCAGCTCGACCTGGTCGAAGACATCTGCGAGTCGATCATCCTCATCAACGAGGGCACCGTCGTCCTCGACGGCGAGCTGCGGACCCTCAAGCAACAGTCCGACGATCGCATCCTGCGCCTCTCCCTCGACGCCGTCGACCCCGGCTGGACCCAGCGACTCGACGGCGCCGCCGTCGTGTCCCACGACGCCAGCGAGACCCTGCTCAAGCTCGACCCCGGCACCGACCCACTGCGAGTGCTCGACCAGGCCCGGGCCGCGGGCACCGTCCACGACTTCGGGCTCGAGCTGCCACGACTCAGCCAGCTCTTCCGCGAGGCGGTGACGGCATGA
- a CDS encoding acyl-CoA dehydrogenase family protein, protein MAMQVKPIPTLDERINDIRLRTAEIVNNEILPNEDQLWAGRRGRPTDAERRASSEAREHVKAKVWEAGLWAPHLPQEYGGMGLDFLAHAYMNEILAYSPGAASLFGVVAPNSGNQTILVKYGTQEQKDKWLMPLIEGDMESGFSMTEPHNPGSDPRSLDTSARLDGDEWVINGHKWFTSNGIGADFFIVMCRVDDPEGAEGRSGDMVQIIVPTATKGVDIVRGIGIWGRHESDHCEVKYNDVRVPVTNALGKVGEGHQAAQDRLGAGRVFHCMNSVGAMWRAFDLMVERANTRQVHGGLLKDKQFVQGFIADSYIDVQSARLMTIDCAEKVDRGLQGARTDISAIKIAVPAAFHRVVDRAIQVWGAAGITNDLPLAGMYLGARTLRLADGPDEVHQILIAKNVLKGFEADGGWDFGS, encoded by the coding sequence ATGGCCATGCAGGTGAAGCCCATCCCCACCCTCGACGAGCGCATCAACGACATCCGCCTGCGCACCGCCGAGATCGTCAACAACGAGATCCTTCCCAACGAGGACCAGCTCTGGGCGGGTCGTCGCGGTCGGCCCACCGACGCCGAGCGCCGGGCGTCGTCCGAGGCGCGCGAGCACGTCAAGGCCAAGGTGTGGGAGGCCGGACTCTGGGCCCCGCACCTGCCCCAGGAGTACGGCGGCATGGGCCTCGACTTCCTCGCCCACGCCTACATGAACGAGATCCTCGCGTACTCGCCCGGCGCCGCATCGCTGTTCGGGGTGGTCGCTCCCAACTCGGGCAACCAGACGATCCTGGTGAAGTACGGCACCCAGGAGCAGAAGGACAAGTGGCTCATGCCCCTCATCGAGGGCGACATGGAGTCCGGGTTCTCGATGACCGAACCCCACAACCCCGGCTCCGACCCACGGTCGCTCGACACCAGCGCCCGTCTCGACGGCGACGAGTGGGTCATCAACGGCCACAAGTGGTTCACCTCCAACGGCATCGGCGCCGACTTCTTCATCGTCATGTGCCGGGTGGACGATCCCGAGGGGGCCGAGGGCCGCAGCGGCGACATGGTCCAGATCATCGTGCCCACCGCCACCAAGGGCGTCGACATCGTGCGGGGCATCGGGATCTGGGGTCGTCACGAGTCCGACCACTGCGAGGTCAAGTACAACGACGTGCGGGTGCCGGTCACCAACGCCCTCGGCAAGGTCGGCGAGGGCCACCAGGCCGCCCAGGACCGGTTGGGAGCGGGGCGGGTGTTCCACTGCATGAACTCGGTGGGCGCCATGTGGCGGGCCTTCGACCTCATGGTCGAGCGGGCCAACACCCGCCAGGTGCACGGTGGCCTGCTCAAGGACAAGCAGTTCGTCCAGGGCTTCATCGCCGACAGCTACATCGACGTGCAGTCCGCCCGCCTCATGACCATCGACTGCGCCGAGAAGGTCGACCGGGGGCTCCAGGGTGCCCGCACCGACATCTCGGCCATCAAGATCGCGGTGCCCGCCGCCTTCCACCGGGTGGTCGACCGGGCGATCCAGGTGTGGGGCGCGGCCGGGATCACCAACGACCTGCCCCTGGCCGGGATGTACCTCGGGGCCCGCACGCTGCGGCTGGCCGACGGGCCCGACGAGGTGCACCAGATCCTCATCGCCAAGAACGTCCTCAAGGGCTTCGAGGCCGACGGAGGGTGGGACTTCGGGAGCTGA
- a CDS encoding ABC transporter substrate-binding protein — translation MRTSSRLWRLLAILMAFSLLAAACGNDDDDAAGDDNGDDGTEEPDNGDDGTEEPDNGDDGTEEPGIDTDPIEVDFDTETLTIGTLLPETGDLAFLGPPMVQAVEMAVRDINDAGGVLGNDVVLEPGDSGTDPGVANTTVDRLLGTVGVNAIVGAAASGITTQLVDKITGSGVVECSPSNTAASLRNAGQDGYYFRTAPGDDLQGPVLAETVLNDGHSNVAVLVRADDYGVGFGDAIVETLEDGGATVVYNDSYDPRATNFDAEVQAIAGESPDAIVLIAFEEGIQIIQTMIEEGIGPAEVSLYTGDGLATGDLGESIDPENPGVAEGITGTAPSANPETGAAFFPEAFGEFAPDVDAIFSSQSYDCAVLIALATAQAGTADPAEIRDNMESVSGPEGTECSTFSECIELIDAGEEIDYQGASGPIDLDGSDPSVASYDVNVYDENGELQLVDQVVAQ, via the coding sequence ATGCGCACATCGAGTCGGTTGTGGCGACTGCTCGCCATCCTGATGGCCTTCTCGCTCCTTGCCGCGGCCTGCGGCAACGACGATGACGACGCCGCGGGCGACGACAACGGCGACGACGGGACCGAGGAACCGGACAACGGCGACGACGGGACCGAGGAACCGGACAACGGCGACGACGGGACCGAGGAACCGGGCATCGACACCGACCCCATCGAGGTCGACTTCGACACCGAGACCCTCACCATCGGCACCCTGTTGCCCGAGACCGGCGACCTCGCCTTCCTCGGCCCACCCATGGTCCAGGCAGTGGAGATGGCCGTTCGCGACATCAACGACGCCGGCGGCGTGCTCGGCAACGACGTGGTCCTCGAGCCCGGCGACAGCGGCACCGATCCCGGCGTCGCCAACACCACCGTCGACCGCCTGCTCGGCACGGTGGGGGTCAACGCCATCGTCGGCGCGGCCGCCTCGGGCATCACCACCCAGCTGGTCGACAAGATCACCGGGTCCGGTGTCGTCGAGTGCTCGCCGTCGAACACCGCGGCGTCGCTGCGCAACGCCGGCCAGGACGGCTACTACTTCCGCACCGCCCCCGGCGACGATCTGCAGGGCCCCGTGCTCGCCGAGACCGTGCTCAACGACGGCCACAGCAACGTCGCCGTGCTGGTCCGGGCCGACGACTACGGCGTCGGGTTCGGCGATGCCATCGTCGAAACCCTCGAGGATGGCGGCGCCACCGTGGTCTACAACGACTCGTACGACCCCCGGGCCACCAACTTCGATGCCGAGGTGCAGGCCATCGCCGGCGAGAGCCCCGACGCCATCGTCCTCATCGCCTTCGAGGAGGGGATCCAGATCATCCAGACCATGATCGAGGAGGGCATCGGCCCCGCGGAGGTGTCGCTCTACACCGGCGACGGGCTCGCCACCGGCGACCTGGGCGAGAGCATCGACCCCGAGAACCCGGGTGTCGCCGAGGGCATCACCGGCACCGCCCCCTCGGCCAACCCCGAGACGGGTGCGGCGTTCTTCCCCGAAGCGTTCGGCGAGTTCGCCCCCGATGTCGACGCGATCTTCTCCTCGCAGTCCTATGACTGCGCGGTGCTCATCGCCCTCGCCACCGCTCAGGCCGGCACCGCCGACCCCGCCGAGATCCGCGACAACATGGAATCGGTCTCGGGACCCGAGGGGACCGAGTGCTCGACCTTCTCCGAGTGCATCGAACTGATCGACGCCGGCGAGGAGATCGACTACCAGGGCGCATCGGGCCCCATCGACCTGGACGGCAGCGATCCATCGGTCGCCTCCTATGACGTCAACGTCTACGACGAGAACGGCGAGCTGCAGCTCGTCGACCAGGTCGTCGCCCAGTAG